A region from the Rosa rugosa chromosome 6, drRosRugo1.1, whole genome shotgun sequence genome encodes:
- the LOC133713800 gene encoding GTP-binding nuclear protein Ran1B-like yields the protein MFDVTARLTYKNVPTWHRDLCRVCENIPIVLCGNKVDVKNRQMKAQEVTFHRKKNLQYYEISAKSNYNFEKPFLYLARKLAG from the exons ATGTTTGATGTCACTGCTCGTTTGACATACAAGAATGTCCCGACATGGCACCGTGACCTATGCAG GGTATGCGAGAACATTCCGATTGTTTTGTGCGGAAACAAGGTGGATGTAAAGAATAGGCAGATGAAAGCACAGGAGGTTACCTTTCATAGGAAGAAAAATCTCCAGTACTATGAAATCTCTGCCAAGAGCAATTACAACTTTGAGAAACCTTTCTTGTACCTTGCCAGAAAGCTTGCAGGGTAA